DNA sequence from the Glycine soja cultivar W05 chromosome 18, ASM419377v2, whole genome shotgun sequence genome:
TATAATCTTTACTTCCAACTCTCTTGTAGGACAGATGTAAATGCAGTTTAACAAGAAAGTAAACGACTAAAAAAAACCTTGTGATTGCTGCAAGTGTAATAATAGAAAGTCTTAAGAAATTTGCCGTTGTTCATAAATGAATGAGATAGAAGACAAGGTGTATTCACTGATTGACAATTTAATGAGGACATACTACTACTTCAGCTTGCTACTGAAGTCAGAGAGCTCAATAACTTGAATCCTAGGGTTGGCTTGtgcttcttctctctctttctgagTGTTGAACCCCCAATTCACTAATCCAAACAATCAAGCTTagcaaataactaaaaaaatacaaatgcaAAACATAGAGACTTAAAGAGATTACAATTCTACCTAGATATAAATTCCAGTTATCTAGCTCTGGCTCTTTGATGACATTCTTAAGGGTTGCAAGCCTGTCTTCCACAAAGCTGGTTGTAAACTAACTTCAGTTAATTTCTCATAAACCACCTTAACAAAggatatatcaaataaaataacctCTGAAAGCACAATATCTTAACTGTAGTGTCAGCCCCTGGTGTTCTGGCATTTTCTGAAGCTTCTTTAGCACTTCCACCTTGGGACTGTTGAGAAAATATTAGTTTGGTAAAAACAAATTtgtcaatgaaaagaaaagaaacacctttcaaaaagaaaaaacataatgaAGTATGAACATAATGCACCACAGAATATCAATTGAACCAAATATATAGAGTAATACTAACCCTGTTCCTAGACCATATAATCTTTCTGGTGCTATAGTCACTCCAGCAAGCTCTCTTAGTAAAGCATCAGCAAAGCGGCTCTGAAACCAGAGGAGGGATAGGAAAAGTGAGTAGAGAATGCAAAGGGATAAAGGCATGGCGATATGAAATGGTAAACTATGCCTTTAATGAATCAGGAGATTCAGAGCAATGGCTTAGGGTCTTTTTGGTTTGAGAAATGTTGTTTTCATTGTTTCCTGtacaattttttgaaattagaaAACTAAGTGAAAAtaaagtgacatttttgtaattctctataaaaacaagaaatgaaaacagaaaacatttCTCAAATCAAACAAGCCCTTATTTTTCTTCCCTCCCATTCATTTTCCTTAGTAAAGGTCAGACCTGTTTTGTGGTGACAATGTACACTTTTGAGCTTGCAAATCTTAAAGCATCAGCAGTACCAGGATAGAGTCTACAGGTAAAGCATTCACAAATTAGCGACCTTATTCAATCAGCAGGTGCTAAACAGCAGCAGGAACTCAAGTGTTTATATAGCAACAATATCTACTTTTAATGTAAGCAAGAGCTCAGCATATCTTGCCCTTGCAGCAACATTTCTAATTTGGAAATCTATGCTCAATGCTATCACTAACTCAGTTATTGCTTTAAGTTTTTCATAATTCATCTCATCAggtataagtattaaaaagaaaaagtgatccTATTTCATGACATTTGAGTGGACTACCTGTTTGCTCCAATCCAACCTGTGAAATCCCTCTCCAACCAGTCATCTCTGACCTTCCCAAAAAGGTCTATTAGTTCTTCTCTATTCTCATTCCATTCTTCCATAATGATAGGCTTCAATTTGAACCAGTTCTCCAGTATATCCTCAACTTTGAGCCCCTCCGAAACCTTTCAGAAGAACTATGACATCAGTCAAATGGCATCATCATCGATGATGAAAAAGTTCCTTAGAATCTGATGATATGACTTCCACTTGTTAATACATGATAAAAATCAATAGTTCTTTACAAAAACTTTTGAAAAGTCAGACTtaccatgatttttttattcgaTGACAATGTAAAAACTCTTGGTTTATAAAACTTAAACTAAGAAATCAAAGCCAAAGGGttgcaccaaaatgaaatgataacataaaaagaaaacaataggCTTTTATACCCACCGAAGACTTCCTGATGGATGGAACTCTAGTCTCAAGCAACAACCTCACAAGTAAAAGAGTTTCATATCCAGTTTCCACCACTGGCCGTACCtgacatgaaaaaaaatgagttcaTTTCTAACCTCTCATGTGTAATCAAACTATAAACCTAA
Encoded proteins:
- the LOC114396212 gene encoding uncharacterized protein LOC114396212; translation: MQYIISADKFGNAERKDREMGHLYALDFDGVICDSCGETAISALKAAKLRWPPLFDGVDSTIEDWIVDQMITVRPVVETGYETLLLVRLLLETRVPSIRKSSVSEGLKVEDILENWFKLKPIIMEEWNENREELIDLFGKVRDDWLERDFTGWIGANRLYPGTADALRFASSKVYIVTTKQSRFADALLRELAGVTIAPERLYGLGTGPKVEVLKKLQKMPEHQGLTLHFVEDRLATLKNVIKEPELDNWNLYLVNWGFNTQKEREEAQANPRIQVIELSDFSSKLK